In Planctomonas sp. JC2975, the genomic stretch AGACTGCCGCCCAGTGCCGCTGCGATGAGTCCGTCGCGCGTCGGGAAGTGCCGGTACAGCGTGCCGGGACCGACTCCGGCCCGGCAGGCGATGTCATCGAGCGACGTGAGCACTCCGCGTTCGGCGAAGGCGTCGGAGGCGACCTCCACGATCCGGTCGTAGTTGCGCTGCGCGTCGGCCCTCATCGGCCGCTGCGCGATCGCGGTGGCGCTTCCCATTCGTCCTTCTTCTCGGGGACATCCGTTGCGGATCTCCCGCAGTTCCGCTGTTCGCCAGGGACGAACAGCACCGTCGTTGACAAAACGGAGACACTCTCCGTATTGTCGTAATCACTAACAGGAGAGCTCCTCCGGATAACCACACTAAGCCACACCGCCGCGAAATGCACCGTTCAGGTTGCGTTTTCCTGCGGTGCTTCGCCGACGGCGTACGACATCCGGATCTCCCTTAGCGACAGCAGAAGACGCTCCAGTACGAGCAGGACAGAACAGGGGACGCGCCAGACATGGCCGACACCGCACTCCTCCCACCCACCGACGGCATCCGGCTGCCCGAGCGCCCGGCAGCCACCACCACACGCCCCTCCTTCGCGACACGCCCCTCCACCGCGACGATCCCCTCCACCGAGACGGATGCCGCACCCCACCGCTTCCGCATGCTCGGCCTGGTCGTCGTTTTCGTGACGCAGCTCATGCTCGTGGTCGACGCGAGCATCGTGAACGTCGCGCTGCCCGACATCCAGAAATCCCTCGGATTCACGCCGATCGGACTCTCCTGGGTCGTCACCGCCTACGCACTCGCATTCGCCGGTCTGATGCTGCTCAGCGGCAAGGTCGGATCGATGATCGGCGCCAAGCGCGCGCTCATCATCGGCACGGTCATCTTCATCCTGGCCTCGGCGGCCGGCGGCCTCGCGCCCTCGGCAGCGGTGCTCATCATCGCCCGCATCGTGCAGGGCGTCGGAGCGGCGATCGCCGCGCCGAGCACCCTCGTGCTGCTCATGGCCAACACCAGCCCCGGGCGCCAGCGCAGTCGTGCAATGGCACTCTTCATGCTCGCAGCCGGCAGCGGAGGCGCGATCGGGCTGATCCTCGGCGGCGTGCTCACGACCGGATTCGGCTGGGAGTGGGTCATGTTCGTGAACGTGCCGGTGGGCATCCTGATCGTCGCGGGCGCCCTGCTCTTCCTGCGCGAGACGGATCGGGAGCAGACCCGGCTGGACTTCGGCGGCGCCGTGGCCTCCACGCTAGGCATGGTCGCGCTCATCTACGGATTCACGACGGCGGCCGGCACCGGATGGACCAACCCGGTCGCCCTGATCGCGTTCGCCATCGCCGTCGCGTCGCTCATAGCCCTCGTATTCATCGAGCGCAAGCACCGCAGCCCTGTCGTTCCGCTGCGGCTCTTCCGCGGAGCACGCAACGTGGCACCGCTGGTCGCGATGCTGCTCGTGCCGGCCGGAATGTTCGCGTTCTTCTACTTCATCACGCTGTTCACGCAGCAGGTGCTGCACTTCACGCCGCTCGAGACCGGACTCGGCCTCCTGCCGTTCGTCGTGACCATGGTGACCGTCAGCCAGCTGGTTCCGAGGTTGCTCCCGCGGGTCGGCGAGTGGATCGTCGGCGCTGCCGGACTCTTCTTCCTGGCAGGCGGACTGCTCTGGCTGAGCAGGCTCAGCGAGCACGACTCGTTCGTGACAGGCATCCTCGGTCCGCTCGTGGTGATGGGACTCGGCGCGGGCATGACGTTCGCCCCGATCACGGCCGTGGCCATGGACCGGGCACCGGAGGAGCACGTCAGCGCGGCATCCAGCGTGCTTCAGACCATGCAGCAGCTCGGCGGATCCATCGGAGTCGCGGCACTCACCACGGTGTTCGTCTCGGTGAGTGCGACGAGCGGTGAGACCGGTGGCGTCGCGGCGGCGGTTCTCGGAGGCGCGACATTCGTCTTCCTCGGATTCGTGCTCTTCGCCGTGTGGGGCAGCCGGGTGCGTGCGGACGGCGACCGCACTGACGCCCCTGCGCCGATCGCGCACTGATCGGCACCGCTCGAACTCGACGGCGGTCGAACGGCCCGCTCCCTTCTGAGGGACGGACGTTCGGCCGCCGTCTTCGTCGTTGGCCGTGGATGCGCCAGTGGCCGTGCGCGTCCACAATGGTGCCGTGACACCCACCGACGAGCCGCCGCCCGCTGGAGCGGCGACCGATGCGGTCGACCCGGCCTTCGTCCCGGTCGTGCGCGCGGTGAGCGACGCCCTTGGCGACCGGATCATCGCGGCCATCGTGCACGGATCGGCCACCTCAGGCGGCCTGCGCCCGGAGAGCGATCTGGATCTCCTCGTGATCGTCGCGGCGTCCCTTGACGAGCGGACTCGCGCGGTGCTGGTCGACCGCCTCCTCGACGTGTCCGGATCCCGTGCCCGGTTGGGACCCGCTCGGCCGGCCGAGGTCACCGTAGTCGTGAAGAGGGATCTCGATCCGTGGCGGTTCCCGCCCGTCACCGACCTCCAATACGGCGAGTGGTTGCGAGCGGAGGTCGAAGCTGGCACGCTCGCCGGGCCGCACGCGGATCCCGATCTCACGGTCGTCCTGACGGCCGCCCGGCAGCGCGGGATCGCCGTGATCGGCCCAGGTCCGCGAGAGCTGATTCCCGAGATCCCGGCCTCCGACCTTGAACGCGCGATCGTCGCGTCCCTTCCAGAGCTCGTCGGCAATCTGGCCGGCGACGAGCGGAATGTACTGCTCACGCTCGCGCGCATGCAGCACACGCTCGAGTCCGGGAGCATCGTGCCGAAGGATGTCGCCGCCGAACGCGTGGCGCGCAGGATCCCACCTGACGAGGGAGCACTCCTGCTGAGAGCCGCTGCGGCGTATCGCGGCGAGGTGCACGACGAATGGATGCCGCGTCCCACGGCCCTCGACAGCTACGTGCAGCGCGCGCGGCGCGAGATCGAAGGGCACCCCACGCACTGACCGGGACTGGCCGCGACGCGACCGCCGAGCAGACCGGCCTGTCCCGGCTGCAGCACTGTGTCGAGGCGTCGGACGACGGATCAGGAATGCTCGGGCAATCAGATGTGTTTGCATAGACATCGGCAGCGTCGCCCTGTCCATCATCCCGAGGACGCACTGCGACGACGGACGCCGAGCACCGGCTTCCGAGCGCCATAGTCAACGCCCTCATTGTCCCATCGAGGAGTCCCATGTCGACCACGCTCGCATCCGATCGCGTCGCCGCGACCAGCACCCCCATCCATCCCGTTCTCGCCGAGCGCTTCAGCCCGCGCGCGTACGACACGAGCACTCCGATCGACGAGACGAAGCTGACCGCAGCACTGGAGGCCGCGCGCTGGTCGCCGTCCGCCGCGAACACGCAGCCGTGGCGTTTCATCGTCGCGCGTCGCGGCACCCCCGAGTTCGACGCGATCGCCGCGAACCTCATGGGCTTCAACCAGGTCTGGGCCGTGAACGCCGGCGCCCTGGTCATCGGGCTGACTCAGCGCACCAACGCAGAGGGCCAGCCGATGCGCTGGGCGCAGTACGATCTCGGCCAGGCGTTCGCGCA encodes the following:
- a CDS encoding MFS transporter, coding for MADTALLPPTDGIRLPERPAATTTRPSFATRPSTATIPSTETDAAPHRFRMLGLVVVFVTQLMLVVDASIVNVALPDIQKSLGFTPIGLSWVVTAYALAFAGLMLLSGKVGSMIGAKRALIIGTVIFILASAAGGLAPSAAVLIIARIVQGVGAAIAAPSTLVLLMANTSPGRQRSRAMALFMLAAGSGGAIGLILGGVLTTGFGWEWVMFVNVPVGILIVAGALLFLRETDREQTRLDFGGAVASTLGMVALIYGFTTAAGTGWTNPVALIAFAIAVASLIALVFIERKHRSPVVPLRLFRGARNVAPLVAMLLVPAGMFAFFYFITLFTQQVLHFTPLETGLGLLPFVVTMVTVSQLVPRLLPRVGEWIVGAAGLFFLAGGLLWLSRLSEHDSFVTGILGPLVVMGLGAGMTFAPITAVAMDRAPEEHVSAASSVLQTMQQLGGSIGVAALTTVFVSVSATSGETGGVAAAVLGGATFVFLGFVLFAVWGSRVRADGDRTDAPAPIAH
- a CDS encoding aminoglycoside adenylyltransferase family protein, whose protein sequence is MTPTDEPPPAGAATDAVDPAFVPVVRAVSDALGDRIIAAIVHGSATSGGLRPESDLDLLVIVAASLDERTRAVLVDRLLDVSGSRARLGPARPAEVTVVVKRDLDPWRFPPVTDLQYGEWLRAEVEAGTLAGPHADPDLTVVLTAARQRGIAVIGPGPRELIPEIPASDLERAIVASLPELVGNLAGDERNVLLTLARMQHTLESGSIVPKDVAAERVARRIPPDEGALLLRAAAAYRGEVHDEWMPRPTALDSYVQRARREIEGHPTH
- a CDS encoding nitroreductase family protein yields the protein MSTTLASDRVAATSTPIHPVLAERFSPRAYDTSTPIDETKLTAALEAARWSPSAANTQPWRFIVARRGTPEFDAIAANLMGFNQVWAVNAGALVIGLTQRTNAEGQPMRWAQYDLGQAFAHLTVQAHHDGLHVHQMGGILVDELREAFDVREDYEILSVAAIGVLGDVDDLPENTRERERAPRVRLPLDDLLLVNA